Proteins encoded within one genomic window of Xiphophorus maculatus strain JP 163 A chromosome 11, X_maculatus-5.0-male, whole genome shotgun sequence:
- the c11h7orf43 gene encoding uncharacterized protein C7orf43 homolog: MVQMMESQCEYFMYFPAVPITDLSDPARYRSLPRRSHLYLGETVRFLLVLRCRDAAATPSEAPGGADVTAAGFGTESPSSQAWRELAGSLCAVASVSPGENSRHRGNHQDYQSSGDEDGEDDYMAAAEAAIAALGSRVDSRCRSFRDCKPLLIHNSSGTAAREFRRAPVQSPLDEPVVLTDEVIFPLTVSLDKLPVNTLKVKVMVTVWKKEAEKVEVQELGYLSVLQQREPTHTFRHDLNTFKAQVSTTLTVLPPPTVRCKQMTVSGKHLAVLKVLNESSQEELSIRDVRILPNLNASYLPMMPDGSVLLVDNVCHQSGEVGMASFCRVDSRACRLPSMLGALEEHDFLFQLHLNDVPEDDSNEGFEVPLVAVLQWSTPKMPFTNCIYTHYRLPSIRLDRPRFVMTASCPSSVKVKEHFKVKYVLINNLQDFLAVRLVWTPEGRGRGEDTALTAVVCHTPLSNLGHCRRGSTLSFSVSFQILKPGLYELSQHMKLKLQFTASVSNPPPDARPLSRKNSPSSPAVRDLLDRHQASLGRSQSFSHQQPSRSHIMRTGSAMERRAITPPVGSPVGRPLYLPPQDKTLLSVDKIAKRECKVLVVDPVS, from the exons ATGGTGCAGATGATGGAGTCGCAGTGCGAGTACTTCATGTATTTCCCGGCGGTGCCCATCACGGACCTGTCGGACCCGGCCCGGTACCGCAGTCTGCCCCGCCGGAGCCACCTCTACCTGGGCGAGACGGTCCGCTTCCTGCTGGTGCTACGCTGCCGGGACGCCGCGGCGACACCGAGCGAGGCCCCCG ggggcgctgaCGTCACAGCGGCTGGTTTCGGCACAGAGTCTCCCAGCAGCCAAGCGTGGCGGGAGCTGGCCGGCTCTCTGTGCGCCGTGGCCAGCGTGAGTCCGGGTGAGAACAGCCGTCACCGTGGCAACCACCAGGACTACCAGAGCAGCGGCGACGAGGACGGCGAGGATGACTACATGGCGGCGGCGGAGGCGGCCATCGCAGCGCTGGGCAGCAGGGTGGACTCCCGCTGTCGGAGCTTCAGGGACTGCAAGCCGCTCCTCATCCACAACTCCTCCGGGACGGCTGCCAGGGAGTTCCGCAGGGCTCCCGTTCAG TCTCCTCTGGACGAGCCGGTTGTCCTGACGGACGAAGTTATCTTCCCTCTCACCGTCTCTCTGGACAAACTTCCAGTCAACACCCTGAAGGTCAAG GTCATGGTGACGGTGTGGAAGAAGGAAGCAGAGAAGGTGGAGGTGCAGGAGCTGGGATACCTGAGCGTCCTGCAGCAGCGAGAACCCACACACACCTTCAGACACGACCTGAACACCTTCAAGGCTCAGG TGAGCACCACGCTGACCGTCCTGCCGCCTCCCACCGTCCGCTGCAAGCAGATGACCGTTTCTGGGAAACATCTCGCCGTCCTGAAAG TCCTGAATGAATCTTCCCAGGAGGAGCTGAGCATCCGGGACGTCCGGATTCTGCCCAACCTGAATGCCTCGTACCTTCCCATGATGCCGGACGGCTCCGTGCTGCTGGTGGACAACGTCTG CCATCAGTCCGGCGAGGTCGGCATGGCGTCTTTCTGCCGTGTGGACAGCAGGGCCTGCCGCCTTCCCAGCATGCTCGGCGCCCTGGAGGAGCACGACTTCCTGTTCCAGCTGCACCTGAACGACGTCCCGGAGGACGACTCTAACGAG gGTTTCGAGGTTCCTTTGGTGGCGGTTCTGCAGTGGTCCACTCCCAAGATGCCGTTCACCAACTGCATCTACACCCACTACAG GCTGCCCAGCATCCGTCTGGACCGGCCACGGTTCGTCATGACCGCCAGCTGCCCCAGCTCCGTCAAGGTCAAAGAGCACTTCAAGGTCAAATACGTTCTGATCAACAACCTGCAGGACTTCCTGGCCGTCCGGCTCGTCTGGACCCCTGAAG GTCGCGGTCGGGGCGAGGACACGGCGCTGACCGCCGTGGTGTGTCACACGCCGCTCAGCAACCTGGGCCACTGCCGCAGAGGAAGCACTCTGTCCTTCAGCGTGTCCTTCCAGATCCTGAAACCAGGACTGTACGAG CTGAGTCAGCACATGAAGCTGAAGCTTCAGTTCACCGCTTCTGTCTCCAACCCGCCGCCTGACGCCCGGCCACTCTCAC GTAAAAACAGCCCGTCCAGCCCCGCTGTGCGGGACCTTCTGGACCGGCACCAGGCCAGTCTGGGCCGATCGCAGTCCTTCTCCCACCAGCAGCCGTCCCGATCGCACATCATGAG gACTGGCAGCGCCATGGAGCGGCGGGCCATCACGCCGCCGGTCGGCTCCCCGGTCGGCCGGCCGCTCTACCTGCCGCCGCAGGACAAGACGCTGCTGTCCGTGGATAAGATCGCCAAGCGGGAGTGCAAGGTTCTGGTGGTAGACCCGGTCAGCTAG
- the LOC102227637 gene encoding olfactory receptor 1500-like, which produces MLTNQTQRNNTVELQREGLLGVVLFSVVTTLPCSVFLFINLTALYTLRSKDMFRETARYVLLFNLLLADTLQMAKSQALFLLSLSRVTLLYPVCATALAFYSLPHRISSITLVIMCLERYTAVCYPLRHNAIVTTRNTTLVIWVVWTFTSLNVMIQIIMMFKFLLEEHRHMQMADFCGKGDMLTDPASDLYDKVSTYFLFVLGGVTVIFCYTGIIVAARSAATDKESASKAKRTLLLHLLQMGLTVLSTIHNSLITPISKNLDRVLTVRLQIFLYVSVTILPKCLNCLIYGLRDQTIRPILILNLSCQWRGSVSFPVIMNKKNPRVHVT; this is translated from the coding sequence ATGCTCACCAATCAGACTCAAAGGAACAACACTGTTGAGCTGCAGCGTGAGGGACTTCTGGGGGTGGTACTGTTCTCTGTTGTGACCACTCTGCCCTGCTCTGTGTTTCTCTTCATTAATCTAACCGCTTTATACACCCTGAGAAGTAAAGACATGTTTCGGGAGACGGCTCGCTACGTTCTTCTGTTTAACCTCCTGCTTGCAGACACACTGCAGATGGCAAAGAGTCAAGCGCTGTTTCTTCTGTCTCTCAGTAGAGTAACTCTGTTGTATCCCGTCTGTGCCACTGCGTTAGCATTTTATTCTCTTCCTCATAGAATTTCTTCAATAACTCTGGTGATTATGTGTTTAGAGAGATACACAGCTGTGTGCTATCCTCTCAGACACAACGCCATCGTCACCACCAGAAACACCACGTTGGTTATTTGGGTCGTTTGGACTTTCACTTCACTAAATGTCATGATTCAAATAATTATGATGTTCAAGTTTTTATTAGAAGAACACCGGCACATGCAGATGGCAGACTTTTGTGGAAAAGGGGATATGCTTACTGATCCAGCATCTGACCTTTACGACAAAGTCTCGacctacttcctgtttgtgctcGGAGGTGTAACAGTCATTTTCTGCTACACTGGTATCATTGTAGCAGCTCGTTCTGCTGCCACAGATAAAGAATCAGCCAGCAAAGCCAAAAGGACTCTGCTGCTGCATCTGCTGCAAATGGGCCTCACAGTGTTGTCAACAATACACAATTCATTGATAACACCCATCTCCAAAAATCTAGACAGAGTTCTTACTGTGCGTCTTCAGATTTTCCTTTATGTTTCTGTAACTATTCTTCCTAAATGTCTAAACTGCCTCATTTATGGTCTGAGAGACCAAACAATCAGGCCGATCCTCATACTCAATCTCAGCTGTCAGTGGAGAGGCTCGGTTTCATTCCCTGTAATTATGAATAAGAAAAACCCCAGAGTACATGTCACGTGA
- the LOC102227373 gene encoding olfactory receptor-like protein OLF4, giving the protein MSSTNHTQLNTTLDVQRQGILGVVFFSTVTTLPCCVFLFINVTMLYTLRSKEVFRETSRYILLFNLLFSDTVQLAHSQSMLLLSTSRVTMLYSVCVGLTVLNNLTHSVSVITLVVMCLERYIAVCFPFRHSVLITTKNTGVVICITWCFSSLKDIMQMILALKMFLHNVSPVQMQDFCGKDNVFVDPASLIFNRAFTYFLFVLGGVAVVFSYIGIIVAARSASTDKASANKARRTLLLHLLQLGLTLSSTIHNSLLIVISNNLDRVQSANMQIVLYVCGIVLPKCLSSLIYGLRDQTIRPVLMVNLTCQWRGSAFISNVQAKHKIKVPVKQLI; this is encoded by the coding sequence ATGTCCTCCACTAATCACACTCAGTTAAATACCACCTTAGATGTGCAGCGTCAGGGAATCCTAGGAGTggtgtttttttccactgtgaCGACTTTGCCATGCTGTGTGTTTCTTTTCATCAATGTGACAATGCTGTATACGTTGAGGAGTAAAGAGGTGTTTCGAGAGACCTCTCGTTATATTCTACTGTTTAACCTTCTGTTTTCAGACACCGTCCAGCTGGCACATAGTCAATCAATGCTTTTACTGTCTACCTCTAGAGTAACGATGCTGTATTCTGTATGTGTGGGCTTGACTGTTCTCAACAATCTGACACATAGCGTTTCTGTTATCACACTGGTGGTTATGTGTCTAGAGAGATACATAGCTGTGTGCTTTCCATTCAGACACAGTGTGTTAATCACCACAAAAAACACAGGAGTGGTTATTTGTATCACCTGGTGTTTCAGTTCACTAAAAGACATTATGCAGATGATTctagctttaaaaatgtttttacacaatGTAAGCCCAGTCCAGATGCAAGATTTCTGTGGTAAAGACAATGTGTTTGTTGATCCAGCTTCTCTTATTTTTAACAGAGCTTTCACTTACTTTCTGTTTGTATTAGGTGGTGTAGCTGTTGTTTTCTCCTATATTGGTATCATTGTAGCAGCTCGCTCGGCCTCCACAGACAAAGCTTCAGCCAACAAGGCGCGAAGGACTCTGCTGCTGCATCTGCTGCAGCTGGGCCTCACACTGTCCTCCACGATACACAACTCATTGCTCATAGTTATCTCAAATAATCTAGACAGGGTGCAATCTGCGAACATGCAGATTGTCCTTTATGTTTGTGGTATTGTCCTTCCTAAATGCCTGAGCTCCCTTATATACGGCCTCAGAGACCAGACTATTAGACCTGTTCTTATGGTGAACCTCACCTGTCAGTGGAGAGGCTCAGCTTTCATTTCCAACGTCCAAgctaaacataaaatcaaagtaCCTGTAAAGcaactgatttaa